In the Anaerolineae bacterium genome, AGCGACCTGGTCGGCGAGGGTCGCGGCCACGCCAGCTACCACATCGCCGGCCGCGTGCGCAACATTGGCGATGAGACCGCGGCGCGCGTGCGCCTGGTGGTCACGGCATACACCGATGAAGGGAAGGTCGCCGGCGTGCGGAAAGTCGCGCCGGCGCAGGACACCCTGGCCCCCGGACGCTCCAGCGACTTCGAAGTCCATCTGCTTTCCACCGCCGGCAGTGTGGTGACCTACACGGTGCGGGCAGAGGCCCTGCGCCAATCGTCCACGCCCACACCGACCCCCCAGGAGTGAACCGCATGATCCGCGCCGTGCTCCTCGACCTGGACGGCACCCTGTTGGATACCCGTCTCGACCAGTTCATACCGCAGTACATCCGGGCGTTCGCGGCGTTTATGTCCCCCTGGATGCCGGCGGAGGCCTTTCAGGAAGCCCTCATGGCCGGCACGCGCGCCATGGTCGCCAACAACGGCTCGGCCGAGACCAATGCCCAGGTCTTCTGGCGTGTCTTCAACGCCCATTCCCCGCGTTCCGGAGAAGAGCTTGCGCCGGCGGTGGAGCGCTTCTATGCCGAGGAGTATCCCAAACTGGCGCGCTACGTCCGGCCGCGGCCGGCCGCCCGCCCCCTCGTGCAGGAGCTCCTGGCCCGCGGCTGTAAGATCGTGCTGGCCACCAATCCGCTGTTCCCGGATACCGCTATCCGCCAGCGTATGGGCTGGGCCGGCGTCGCCGATTTGCCCTTTGACCTGATCACCACCTACGAGAACATGCATGCCACCAAGCCAAGCCCGGCCTATTACCGCGAGATCGCGAGATCCCTCGGCATTCCGCCGGCCGCCTGTCTGATGGCCGGCGACGACCTGGCGATGGATGGCCCGGCCGTTTCCGCCGGCATGCGCTTCTTCCATATCATCGAGGAGCCGCCCTTCACCCACGAGCGCGGCAGTCTCGACCATTTTTACCAGCTTGTGAAAGAGGGATGGCTGGAGAGATGGTGAGAGGGGGACGAACTGCCTCTCCATCGGACCCAATCCGCCGGCTGATCGCCGACAAAATGGGGATCGAGCGAGGGCTGTGGCATCGCGTGCGGCCGGCATCCCATCCCTTCGACAGCCAGTGGGCGCCGGTGGAGCGCTGGGCGGAATATCTTCGCCGGCTTCCCGCCGGCATGACCGTCTTCCTGGCCGGGCACCGGCACGGCCGTCTGCTGGTCAGCCACCGCACCGCCTACATCCCCGGCCCGATCGAGATCGCCGGCCAGGCCTGCTCCCACGTCTGCCTGTGCGACATCCGCCAACTCGACACACCCTTCGCCGGCATCTGGGTCGTCGCCCAACTGCTCGATCACCTGCTGGGTTGTGACGGGGAGCCGAACGG is a window encoding:
- a CDS encoding HAD family hydrolase, yielding MIRAVLLDLDGTLLDTRLDQFIPQYIRAFAAFMSPWMPAEAFQEALMAGTRAMVANNGSAETNAQVFWRVFNAHSPRSGEELAPAVERFYAEEYPKLARYVRPRPAARPLVQELLARGCKIVLATNPLFPDTAIRQRMGWAGVADLPFDLITTYENMHATKPSPAYYREIARSLGIPPAACLMAGDDLAMDGPAVSAGMRFFHIIEEPPFTHERGSLDHFYQLVKEGWLERW